From a region of the Pongo abelii isolate AG06213 chromosome 9, NHGRI_mPonAbe1-v2.0_pri, whole genome shotgun sequence genome:
- the NHERF4 gene encoding Na(+)/H(+) exchange regulatory cofactor NHE-RF4 → MRVGAREGKNWRQGSASLPLAPKRDPGTQVQLPACNCFPCLLAGSLSLTQSWALIILSSPWPKTTTPMVTPSPPGNHSLSLEAPQLHTASDLLGNHLLGLPLITALVGGRDRRGQAFSPVPVPLSTNPTTQHPTRQKLPSALSGHRVCQAHGEPVLGLCPLLPLFRCPPHPPDPWSLERPRFCLLSKEEGKSFGFHLQQELGRAGHVVCRVDPGTSAQRQGLQEGDRILAVNNDVVEHEDYAVVVRRIRASSPRVLLTVLARHAHDVARAQLGEDAHLCPTLGPGVRPRLCHIVKDEGGFGFSVTHGNQGLFWLVLSTGGAAERAGVPPGARLLEVNGVSVEKFTHNQLTRKLWQSGQQVTLLVAGPEVEEQCRQLGLPLAAPLAEGWALPTKPRCLHLEKGPQGFGFLLREEKGLDGRPGQFLWEVDPGLPAKKAGMQAGDRLVAVAGESVEGLGHEETVSRIQAQGSCVSLTVVDPEADRFFSMVRLSPLLFSENTEAPASPQGSSSTSLVETENPSLEDTSVPSVPLGSRQCFLYPGPGGSYGFRLSCVASGPRLFISQVTPGGSAARAGLQVGDVILEVNGYPVGGQNDLDRLQQLPEAEPPLCLKLAVRSLWGLEAWIPPGAAEDWALASDQL, encoded by the exons ATGAGGGTTGGGGCAAGGGAAGGAAAGAATTGGAGGCAGGGAAGCGCTTCACTGCCATTAGCACCTAAACGAGATCCTGGGACCCAAGTCCAGCTGCCAGCTTGTAACTGCTTCCCCTGCCTCCTTGCAGGAAGTTTAAGTTTAACCCAAAGCTGGGCATTGATAATCCTGTCCTCTCCCTGGCCGAAGACCACAACCCCTATGGTAACTCCCTCACCCCCTGGCAACCATTCCCTTTCCCTGGAGGCACCACAGCTCCACACGGCCTCCGATCTCCTTGGTAACCACTTGCTCGGTCTCCCTCTGATAACAGCCTTGGTTGGGGGTAGAGATAGGAGGGGCCAGGCGTTTTCTCCTGTTCCAGTCCCTCTGTCCACGAACCCCACCACCCAACACCCAACCAGGCAGAAACTGCCCAGCGCCCTATCAGGACACAGGGTCTGCCAGGCACATGGCGAACCTGTACTTGGGCTGTGCCCTCTCCTCCCCCTTTTCcgctgcccacctcaccctccagaTCCCTGGAGCCTGGAGCGGCCTCGCTTCTGTTTACTGAGCAAAGAGGAGGGCAAGAGTTTTGGCTTCCACCTGCAGCAGgagctgggcagggctgggcatgtGGTGTGCAGGGTGGACCCAGGCACCTCTGCCCAGCGCCAGGGTCTTCAGGAAGGAGACAGGATCCTGGCGGTGAACAACGATGTTGTGGAACACGAAGACTATGCGGTG GTGGTACGCCGCATCCGGGCCAGCAGCCCTCGTGTGTTGCTGACAGTATTGGCACGGCATGCACATGATGTGGCCCGAGCTCAGCTGGGAGAAGATGCCCACCTCTGTCCCACCCTAGGCCCAGGGGTCCGGCCCCGGCTGTGCCACATAGTGAAAGATGAGGGTGGTTTTGGCTTCAGTGTCACCCATG gcAATCAGGGTCTTTTCTGGTTGGTGCTAAGTACCGGAGGAGCAGCTGAGCGGGCAGGGGTGCCCCCCGGGGCCCGGCTGCTGGAAGTGAATGGGGTCAGTGTGGAGAAGTTCACTCACAACCAACTCACCAGGAAG CTTTGGCAGAGTGGACAGCAGGTGACCTTGCTGGTGGCAGGGCCAGAGGTGGAGGAACAGTGTCGCCAGCTGGGATTGCCCCTGGCTGCACCCCTGGCAGAGGGCTGGGCACTGCCCACCAAGCCCCGCTGTCTGCACCTAGAGAAAGGGCCCCAGGGTTTTGGGTTCCTGCTCCGGGAGGAAAAGGGCCTTGACGGTCGCCCTG GACAGTTCCTGTGGGAGGTGGACCCGGGACTGCCAGCCAAGAAGGCTGGGATGCAGGCTGGGGACCGGCTGGTGGCTGTGGCTGGGGAGAGCGTGGAGGGGCTGGGCCACGAGGAGACAGTGTCCAGGATCCAGGCGCAGGGCTCCTGTGTCTCCCTCACTGTCGTCGACCCTGAGGCTGACCGCTTCTTTAGCATG GTTCGCCTATCCCCACTCCTCTTCTCGGAGAACACAGAGGCTCCCGCCTCGCCCCAGGGCAGCAGCTCAACCTCACTGGTTGAGACAGAGAACCCTTCACTTGAAGACACAAGCGTGCCTTCTGTCCCTCTTGGCTCCCGACAGTGCTTCCTGTaccctgggcctggtggcagctATGGCTTCCGACTCAGTTGTGTGGCCAGTGGGCCTCGTCTCTTTATCTCCCAG GTGACTCCAGGAGGCTCAGCTGCCCGGGCTGGGTTGCAAGTGGGAGATGTGATTCTGGAAGTGAACGGGTATCCTGTTGGGGGACAGAATGACCTGGACAGGCTTCAGCAGCTGCCTGAGGCTGAGCCACCCCTCTGCCTGAAGCTGGCAGTCAGGTCTCTGTGGGGCTTGGAAGCCTGGATTCCCCCTGGGGCTGCAGAG GACTGGGCTCTGGCCTCGGATCAGCTGTAG
- the DRC12 gene encoding coiled-coil domain-containing protein 153 isoform X3, whose protein sequence is MQVFMVCSFSESQKEPRRPLCSCSTRPSRVFPTHNFISFLHPSISNLGPWWPTAPTPEMSRQCHALQEDMQTRSKQLEEEVKGLQGQLEACQREAAAAQEEAEQALGERDQALAQLRAHVADMEAKYEEILHSGQALGQAESHQAAVGWGGTETPRQAQGAATPVWTHPPGSLRPPAPSL, encoded by the exons ATGCAG GTTTTCATGGTCTGCAGCTTCTCAGAATCACAAAAAGAACCAAGAAGGCCTTTGTGCTCCTGTTCCACTAGACCAAGTAGAGTCTTCCCCACCCACaacttcatttcctttctccatccctccatctccAACCTGGGTCCCTGGTggcccactgcccccaccccagagATGAGTCGCCAGTGCCATGCCCTGCAAGAGGATATGCAAACCCGCAGCAAGCAGCTGGAGGAAGAAGTCAAAGGCCTTCAGGGGCAGCTAG AGGCATGCCAAAGGGAGGCTGCAGCTGCCCAGGAAGAGGCTGAACAAGCTCTCGGAGAGCGGGACCAGGCCCTGGCTCAGCTTCGGGCCCACGTGGCAGACATGGAGGCGAAGTATGAGGAAATCTTACAC TCTGGACAGGCTCTTGGCCAAGCTGAGAGCCATCAAGCTGCAGTGGGATGGGGCGGCACTGAGACTCCACGCCAGGCACAAGGAGCAGCTACGCCAGTTTGGACTCACCCCCCTGGATCTTTGAGGCCACCAGCCCCTAGTCTCTAG
- the DRC12 gene encoding coiled-coil domain-containing protein 153 isoform X2, producing MPPKNKEKGKKSGAQKKKMNWGADVEAESRHRLVVLEKELLRDHLEACQREAAAAQEEAEQALGERDQALAQLRAHVADMEAKYEEILHDSLDRLLAKLRAIKLQWDGAALRLHARHKEQLRQFGLTPLDL from the exons ATGCCacctaaaaacaaagaaaaagggaagaaatctggggcacagaagaagaaaatgaactgGG GTGCAGATGTGGAGGCCGAGTCCAGGCACAGGCTGGTGGTATTGGAGAAGGAGCTGCTCCGAGACCACTTGG AGGCATGCCAAAGGGAGGCTGCAGCTGCCCAGGAAGAGGCTGAACAAGCTCTCGGAGAGCGGGACCAGGCCCTGGCTCAGCTTCGGGCCCACGTGGCAGACATGGAGGCGAAGTATGAGGAAATCTTACAC GACAGTCTGGACAGGCTCTTGGCCAAGCTGAGAGCCATCAAGCTGCAGTGGGATGGGGCGGCACTGAGACTCCACGCCAGGCACAAGGAGCAGCTACGCCAGTTTGGACTCACCCCCCTGGATCTTTGA
- the DRC12 gene encoding coiled-coil domain-containing protein 153 isoform X4, which produces MVCSFSESQKEPRRPLCSCSTRPSRVFPTHNFISFLHPSISNLGPWWPTAPTPEMSRQCHALQEDMQTRSKQLEEEVKGLQGQLEACQREAAAAQEEAEQALGERDQALAQLRAHVADMEAKYEEILHDSLDRLLAKLRAIKLQWDGAALRLHARHKEQLRQFGLTPLDL; this is translated from the exons ATGGTCTGCAGCTTCTCAGAATCACAAAAAGAACCAAGAAGGCCTTTGTGCTCCTGTTCCACTAGACCAAGTAGAGTCTTCCCCACCCACaacttcatttcctttctccatccctccatctccAACCTGGGTCCCTGGTggcccactgcccccaccccagagATGAGTCGCCAGTGCCATGCCCTGCAAGAGGATATGCAAACCCGCAGCAAGCAGCTGGAGGAAGAAGTCAAAGGCCTTCAGGGGCAGCTAG AGGCATGCCAAAGGGAGGCTGCAGCTGCCCAGGAAGAGGCTGAACAAGCTCTCGGAGAGCGGGACCAGGCCCTGGCTCAGCTTCGGGCCCACGTGGCAGACATGGAGGCGAAGTATGAGGAAATCTTACAC GACAGTCTGGACAGGCTCTTGGCCAAGCTGAGAGCCATCAAGCTGCAGTGGGATGGGGCGGCACTGAGACTCCACGCCAGGCACAAGGAGCAGCTACGCCAGTTTGGACTCACCCCCCTGGATCTTTGA
- the DRC12 gene encoding coiled-coil domain-containing protein 153 isoform X1: MRSHCVVQDGLELLASSNPPASASQNAGIIGMSYRPQLRSSVLSLLMSFCWWDLGMSVVQHGYCQSFSSISTTYYLSCLDNIQPPETQPSSPQSCPQEKFATKDWLPGPRPRLGLLASWAFSLPLPTSGSLHGEPQHWQERILQDNKEMPPKNKEKGKKSGAQKKKMNWGADVEAESRHRLVVLEKELLRDHLALRRDEARRAKASEDQLRQRLQGVEAELEGA; this comes from the exons atgaggtctcactgtgttgtccaggatggtctcgaactcctggcctcaagtaatcctcctgcctcagcttctcaaaatgctgggattataggcatgagctaccgcccCCAGCTTAGATCTTCAGTTTTAAGCCTACTAATGTCATTTTGCTGGTGGGACCTTGGGATGTCAGTCGTCCAACATGGCTACTGTCAGTCCTTTTCCTCTATCAGCACAACATATTATCTCAG TTGCCTGGACAACATACAGCCTCCCGAAACCCAACCTTCCAGCCCTCAGTCCTGCCCTCAAGAGAAATTTGCCACCAAGGATTGGCTCCCAGGACCCAGGCCCCGCCTCGGACTCCTCGCTAGTTGGGCCTTCTCTCTGCCACTCCCCACGAGTGGGTCACTCCACGGGGAGCCCCAACACTGGCAGGAGAGGATCCTACAG GACAACAAGGAGATGCCacctaaaaacaaagaaaaagggaagaaatctggggcacagaagaagaaaatgaactgGG GTGCAGATGTGGAGGCCGAGTCCAGGCACAGGCTGGTGGTATTGGAGAAGGAGCTGCTCCGAGACCACTTGG CTCTACGGAGGGATGAAGCCCGTCGAGCCAAGGCTTCCGAAGACCagctgaggcagaggctgcaaggggtggaggctgagctggaaggGGCCTGA